In one window of Chryseobacterium sp. JV274 DNA:
- a CDS encoding PAAR-like protein, giving the protein MKNYVTQKGDTFSSLARQFKLKDEGILKTYHNLHCPQEDVMQEPVPGKTIFIPEDPQLMAHETQSQDISDSSQEESTDEMSSGEEDTSEQQAKNEEPSSEKTDQQSNKEEKKDKKEDSSSSPHEGKYFIVQKGTVQCNQGFKFPKFKVTSHQKHYWNDEEGNADYLAVTEDDLQLDPAAQPFGQCKLKPSSGGYLPCAYAPAGKWQKTYEKVKVMGKSCLTEISELMCSTGGKITILKHGQQSETSKSQVGKANTQEQQVYNPVVDFDEFKEDTKGTDELYYS; this is encoded by the coding sequence ATGAAAAATTATGTCACACAAAAAGGCGACACATTCAGTTCGCTGGCCCGGCAGTTTAAGCTGAAAGATGAAGGCATTTTAAAAACCTATCACAATCTCCATTGTCCGCAGGAAGATGTCATGCAGGAACCTGTTCCCGGAAAAACCATTTTTATTCCGGAAGATCCACAGCTTATGGCTCACGAAACTCAGTCTCAGGATATTTCAGACTCTTCCCAGGAAGAATCTACAGATGAAATGAGTTCCGGCGAGGAAGACACTTCAGAACAGCAGGCAAAAAATGAAGAGCCATCATCTGAAAAAACAGATCAGCAATCCAATAAAGAGGAAAAAAAAGATAAAAAAGAGGACAGCAGTTCCAGTCCTCATGAAGGAAAATATTTCATTGTGCAGAAAGGAACTGTACAGTGTAATCAGGGGTTTAAATTTCCAAAATTTAAAGTAACCAGCCATCAAAAGCATTACTGGAATGATGAAGAAGGAAATGCCGATTATCTGGCAGTAACAGAAGATGATCTTCAGCTTGATCCGGCGGCACAACCGTTTGGACAATGCAAACTTAAGCCGAGTTCAGGAGGATATCTTCCCTGCGCTTATGCTCCCGCCGGAAAATGGCAGAAAACTTATGAGAAAGTAAAAGTCATGGGAAAAAGCTGCCTTACAGAGATATCAGAACTGATGTGCAGCACAGGAGGAAAAATCACCATCCTCAAACATGGCCAGCAAAGTGAAACCAGCAAAAGCCAGGTTGGAAAAGCCAATACGCAGGAACAGCAGGTCTACAATCCTGTTGTAGATTTTGATGAATTCAAGGAAGATACAAAAGGTACAGACGAACTTTATTACAGCTAA
- a CDS encoding LysM peptidoglycan-binding domain-containing protein translates to MEIDFLQYQVRNGDTLSSIASRLGMTGEELKLFHNSHCQRMDKVWFENLNDVKNIFVPTNFKTEKQKEQERKNSFPSKFSESFFAKSYSVNETFESPFEPSVTIDYIIELDLHKDRNTGQHILSYSQNDFKSNGNTPDDKVSSLSIACMKSTMPLEFIMNDKGQITGFADHKKITDTFTRQRKELEEFYVGEVAQNYMDTFEKGIQDELFLLQQFQSTLLFQALFPKIDWFQRKTKWAESFYLLQNSFPVQCEINIEQENKDDHSVLTILKGKITELCTSQEIMRGIKLQEPASEPAQGNIILEYTTHTKNKNLLQAKASVLLSHEEVLIHQHHINITQG, encoded by the coding sequence ATGGAAATTGATTTCTTACAATATCAGGTACGAAACGGAGATACATTGAGCTCTATTGCTTCCCGGCTGGGTATGACCGGCGAGGAACTAAAGCTGTTTCACAATTCCCATTGCCAAAGAATGGATAAAGTTTGGTTTGAAAATCTTAATGACGTCAAAAATATCTTTGTTCCTACCAATTTTAAAACGGAGAAACAAAAAGAACAGGAAAGAAAAAACAGTTTTCCTTCAAAATTTTCTGAGTCTTTTTTTGCTAAATCCTATTCCGTGAATGAAACCTTTGAAAGTCCGTTTGAACCTTCGGTTACTATTGATTACATCATTGAGCTTGATCTTCACAAAGACAGAAATACAGGCCAACATATCCTGAGCTACAGTCAAAATGATTTTAAATCCAATGGAAATACACCTGATGATAAGGTAAGCAGTTTATCTATTGCCTGTATGAAAAGTACTATGCCTCTTGAATTTATCATGAATGACAAGGGCCAAATTACAGGCTTTGCAGACCACAAAAAAATCACAGACACTTTTACCCGTCAGCGCAAAGAACTTGAAGAGTTTTATGTAGGTGAAGTTGCTCAAAATTACATGGATACGTTTGAAAAAGGTATTCAGGATGAATTATTTTTATTACAGCAATTTCAGAGTACGCTTCTGTTTCAGGCATTGTTTCCCAAAATTGATTGGTTCCAAAGGAAAACAAAATGGGCAGAATCTTTTTATCTTTTACAGAATTCATTTCCGGTACAATGTGAAATCAATATTGAACAGGAAAATAAAGATGACCACTCTGTTTTAACCATTTTAAAGGGTAAAATCACCGAATTATGTACCTCACAGGAGATCATGCGCGGCATTAAACTTCAGGAACCTGCTTCTGAACCTGCACAAGGAAATATTATATTAGAATACACCACCCACACAAAAAATAAGAATCTTCTTCAGGCTAAAGCTTCGGTTTTACTCAGCCATGAAGAGGTATTGATACATCAACACCATATCAATATAACACAAGGATAA